CCCGCAGTTGCAGGTTTCTTAATGATAACATTTCCTACCTCATCCTGGATTGTTTCTAATCCTAGTGACTTTCCAAAGTCTACCATAAACGCAATCACGCGTTCTTCTTTTTTAGAAGGACGTGGCACTGCATTTAAATCAGCAAACTTATTCCATACTTGTTTAGGTTCTAAGTTTCTTATTTCTTGGTTCATAATTTCAATATAGATTCTTATTATTCCTTGTTCCTCAAAGGTAAACTATTCTCTTTAAAAATGAGGTACTTCCTTTTATTTTGTTCGGTTCCCGTTTCTTTGTCACTCAACAACACTAAAGCAAAAGTTCAACCAACAAACACTAACTAACTTTATTTGAAGTTATTGTCGTTCCTATACTTGCAAAAACAACACAAGCCACGGACAACCACTGAATCAAACTCAATGCTTCTCCTAAGAACAATAATCCGCTTAAAGCGGCAAATGCAGGATGTAAACTAGTTAAAATACTAAAGCTCTTTGCAGGCATGCGCTTCATGGCTACCAAATCCAACGTAAAAGGAAGTGCGCTAGATAAAATAGCTACGGCCAATCCCAATAAAAAAAGATTGAGCGTAAGATGAACCAATCCTCCAGAGGCAATCCCTACAGGAACGATAATCATTGCGGCAAATAGTGTTCCAATAGTAACCGCAGTTCGTCCATCAATCAATTTAGACACCTTGCTTCCCATAACAATATAACCGACCCAAAACATCCCCGCTGTAAAAGCCATGCCTAGTCCGATTAGATCCACATTATTACTCTTCCAAGGCACAATCAACAAGATTCCTGCACAAGCGAGTAAAGCCCAAAGCACATCCAGTACTTTTCTCGATAAAAATAAGGCTAAAAGCAATGGACCTACAAATTCTACGGTCACCCCCAAACCTAAGGGTACTCGTTCAATTGCAAAATAAAACAGTAAGTTCATTCCTCCAATGCTTACCCCATACCCTAAGCAGCACAACCATTGTTGTTTGGTTAATGCTTTAAAATTAGGTCTATTGATAAGTAATAACAAGATAGCGGATAAACCAATGCGCAAGGAGCTTGCACCTGCTGGTCCTAAAACAGGAAACAGCCTTTTTGCTAAAGACGCACCACCTTGCACACACATTATAGAAGTCAAAGCGGCTGAAATAGCAGTTCTTTTTTCACTCATTTCAAATAATTAAAAAAAATAAACTTTATCCTTCTTCAAGCATAAAGTTCAAATTTGGTGCAAAAGTAGTGCTTCATGAGAAGTCTCACAATGGAAACAATCTTTTTATTTTAGAAGAAAACCGAATTAAATCGCCCTGTTCTTTTACTCTGCTCTAAAATTAGCATGTTGCGTCGCAGTAAAGAAATCACAGAAGATTTGATGTATCGGTTGATCGACTTGTGTTCCTTTAATCCCCAGTTGTACATGCACCTGAATCACCTGTTCAATCAATTGCGCGACAATCTGTATACCAAACGCATGTATTTCCTCTTGTTTCGCCATGATTATCGTAGCGTTCTTCGCCAAAGTATCTTCCAATTGCTTGGCGTATTCTACTACTGTTTCAAAAGTTGCCGTAATGTTTGCCTGATAAGCCCTTAAAGTCGCAGTAGGAAGCAGTACAGCAGCTTCCTCCATAAAGTGATAGGCAATTCCTAAATAGTTCACGAGAAGCGTTAAATCAGCAAAAACTCGAAAAGGAATTTTGGTTACCCCATCATCTGTATAAAACGTATCATATTCAAAGTAGTAATCCGCCGGAATCACCACTTGATTCACTTCAAAAGAGAAGGTTCCTGTCGCTTTCATTCCCATGGATTTCCAATTTGGAATGATTTTCACCTTACTTTGTTCTACAATAAAAGAACGAATACATGGATTTCCTTCCGCATCCAAACAAGGTTTCCCTTGTTTCAGCAATTTCGCATTAAGGGTAAAATGACTCAAATAAGGCGCTCCCGTTGCATAATGCCAAAGTCCATCCAGAACATACGTGCCATCCTCTTGTTCATCCGCAGTACCTCCTACCATGCCACTTCCACCAAAGCAGGTATTTTCTTTTGCGAATAATCTATTTGCAGTTTCAGGAAGCATATTAC
The window above is part of the Myroides odoratus DSM 2801 genome. Proteins encoded here:
- a CDS encoding EamA family transporter encodes the protein MSEKRTAISAALTSIMCVQGGASLAKRLFPVLGPAGASSLRIGLSAILLLLINRPNFKALTKQQWLCCLGYGVSIGGMNLLFYFAIERVPLGLGVTVEFVGPLLLALFLSRKVLDVLWALLACAGILLIVPWKSNNVDLIGLGMAFTAGMFWVGYIVMGSKVSKLIDGRTAVTIGTLFAAMIIVPVGIASGGLVHLTLNLFLLGLAVAILSSALPFTLDLVAMKRMPAKSFSILTSLHPAFAALSGLLFLGEALSLIQWLSVACVVFASIGTTITSNKVS
- a CDS encoding acyl-CoA dehydrogenase family protein; translation: MLSASALRIAMQGAIAIPEEVIAHIYKQRWLQIWVPQSYGGLGCDFKTGLTHLYEWAKIDGSLGWMLTLCSGANYFARNMLPETANRLFAKENTCFGGSGMVGGTADEQEDGTYVLDGLWHYATGAPYLSHFTLNAKLLKQGKPCLDAEGNPCIRSFIVEQSKVKIIPNWKSMGMKATGTFSFEVNQVVIPADYYFEYDTFYTDDGVTKIPFRVFADLTLLVNYLGIAYHFMEEAAVLLPTATLRAYQANITATFETVVEYAKQLEDTLAKNATIIMAKQEEIHAFGIQIVAQLIEQVIQVHVQLGIKGTQVDQPIHQIFCDFFTATQHANFRAE